CGGATGATAACGCTCTCTGGTCGGAAGGTTAAGGATTCGGAGACGGGGGAGGGAGATATCGAGATTAAGGTGACTGGTTTGCGGCCGGGTGAGAAATTATACGAAGAGCTGCTGATCGACGACGACAGCTTGTTGCCGACACCCCATGCGAAGATCCTCCGAGCGCAGGAGGGAATGCTGAGCCAAATTGAAGTGGCTGCAATGGTGCGAGAACTGAATAAATCAATTATAGATACTGATACTGGCCGGCTTCGAAGATTGATTGCCTTGAAGGTTGAGGGCTATCACGTGCAAGAGGGAAGTCCTCGCACCATAGGAGGCTAATGTAATATTTTCAATTCGGTTAGTTTGGACGATAATTTCAATCATGCTTTCTGTATGGCGTTCCAAGTACCACTTGGCCCTTTGCATATTTAATTATTTTCTAGCCTTAGACGTATTTATTCGATTGTATTTTTTGAATAGCACTGAACTCACCAAACTAAAAACGCGATATTTATGGGGTTGATTGCTGCCCTAGTAATGTAAATAAGCTTCCTGTCGTACCCTAAGGCTTTGACATATCTGGGAGCCGCAACACTAATCTTCACTCCGAACCACCAAAATGTAATTTTTCAAAAGAATACTGCGAGACGCCCATGCAAACGCCCAACCTTGCTCCGATCCCTGAACTCTATGTCTCTTACGACTCGGCGCAGAAGCTGAAGGTGGAAGCTGGCGATCTGGTCAGCCATGACCTGACGCCGCGCCAGATCTGCGATCTAGAGCTGCTGATGAACGGTGGCTTCAACCCTCTTAAGGGTTTCTTGACCGAAGAAGACTATGACGGTGTTGTCGAAAACATGCGTCTGGCGGATGGGTCGCTGTGGCCGATGCCGATCAACCTTGATGTGTCCGAAAAGTTTGCCGAAGGGCTCGAGATCGGGCAGGACATTGCGCTGCGCGATCAGGAAGGCGTGATTTTGGCGGTTATGACCGTCACCGACCGCTGGGTCCCGAACAAGGCCCGCGAAGCAGAGAAAGTCTTTGGCGCGGACGACAGCGCGCATCCGGCGGTGAACTATCTGCACAACACCGCGGGCAACGTCTATCTGGGCGGCCCTGTGACTGGCATCCAGCAGCCCGTCCACTATGATTTCAAGGCGCGTCGCGACACGCCGAACGAGCTGCGCGCCTATTTCCGCAAGATGGGCTGGCGCAAGGTCGTGGCCTTCCAGACCCGCAACCCCCTGCACCGCGCGCACCAGGAACTGACCTTCCGCGCCGCGCGTGAAGCGCAGGCGAACCTGCTGATCCACCCCGTTGTCGGCCTGACCAAGCCCGGCGATGTGGACCACTTTACCCGCGTGCGCTGCTACGAGGCCGTGCTGAACAAATACCCCGCCGCCACCACCGCGATGAGCCTGCTGAACCTCGCCATGCGCATGGCCGGCCCCCGCGAGGCCGTCTGGCACGGTCTGATCCGCAAGAACCACGGCTGCACCCATTTCATCGTGGGCCGCGACCACGCGGGCCCCGGCAAGAACTCTGCCGGTGAGGATTTCTATGGCCCCTATGACGCGCAGGATCTGTTCCGCGCCCATGAGCAAGAAATGGGCATCGAAATGGTCGACTTCAAACATATGGTTTGGGTCGCCGAGCGCGCACAATACGAAGCGATTGACGAGATCGAAGACAAGGATGACATCACCATCCTCAACATCTCGGGCACCGAGTTGCGTCGCCGTCTGCAGGAAGGGCTGGAAATCCCCGAATGGTTCTCCTTCCCCGAGGTGGTTGAAGAGCTGCGCCGCACCAAGCCGCCGCGCAACAAGCAGGGCTTTACCGTCTTCTTCACCGGTTTCTCAGGCTCGGGGAAATCGACAATCGCCAATGCTTTGATGGTTAAACTGATGGAGATGGGCGGCCGTCCCGTCACGCTGCTGGATGGGGACATCGTTCGCAAGAATCTGTCGTCGGAATTGGGCTTTAGCAAAGAGCACCGCGATCTGAACATCCGCCGCATCGGCTATGTCGCCTCCGAGATCACCAAGAACGGCGGCATCGCCATCTGCGCGCCGATTGCGCCCTACGCCACCACCCGCCGCGCCGTGCGCGAAGACGTGGAAAGCTTTGGCGCCTTCGTCGAGGTGCATGTCGCCACCTCCATCGAGGAATGCGAACGCCGCGACCGCAAGGGTCTGTACAAGCTGGCCCGTGAAGGCAAGATCAAGGAATTCACAGGGATTTCAGATCCCTATGACGTTCCAGAAACCCCGGAACTGCGCGTTGAAACAGAGAATGTCGACGTCGACAATTGCGCCCATCAGGTGCTGCTCAAGCTGGAAAGCATGGGGCTGATTAAGGGGTAACGTTTAGCTCGCAAACATAGTTAACACACTTCTATCGCTCGGGATACCGACCACGCGAAAATGCGAACGAATAGAGTATTATTTAAACTTATAGTTGGCATTATTCCCAAGGCTGGGAAATGGCGTCCAGTATTGGCTTATGTAAACTTCACAGTGCAACTGACGTCGCCAATTCGCTTAGGGATCTTCAATTATCATCAGATGGATCTGATCATCCAATTTTTATAAAGGTATCTGCTATGAACACCCCGTTACGGCAAAAGCCCAATCGCGTACTGATTACCGGAGGGACAGGTTCCTTCGGCAAAACTATGCTACGCGACCTTTTGGCGGATGGGGTTGAGGAGGTCCGGATTTTAAGTCGTGACGAAGAGAAACAAGATGCGCTGCGGAACGACCTGCGGGACGATCGAGTTCGGTATTATATTGGAGACATTCGAGATCGTGGGGCGGTTGATCGAGCCGTGCAGGGCGTCGATGCTATTTTTCATGCTGCGGCCTTGAAGCAAGTGCCAAGTTGCGAATTTTTTCCGCATGAAGCAGTTCTTACCAATGTAATCGGCTCTGAAAACGTGATCCGATCAGCAATTGCAGAAAAAGTTCAAAGTCTGGTTTGCCTGTCGACTGATAAAGCGGTGTTGCCTGTGAACGCCATGGGTATGACGAAAGCATTGATGGAAAAAACGGCGCAAGCAGCTGCTCGAACTTTGGGTCCAAAAGGCAATACGATCATTTCATGCGTACGGTATGGCAATGTGATGTACTCACGGGGGTCTGCTATTCCGCTTTTCCTACGGCAGATAAAAGCTGGAAATCCGATTACAGTGACAGAGCCAACTATGACAAGGTTCTTGATGCCGCTACGATACAGTGTCGCTCTGGTTCATCATGCCTTTCAACATGCTAATCAGGGCGACCTCTTCATTAAGAAAGCCCCTGCGTCCACCATCGCTGACCTAGTAGCCGCCTTGACTGAGTTGTTTAATGTCCCCAATCACCCGGTTGAGGTGATCGGTTGGCGTCACGCTGAAAAGCTTTACGAAACGCTTGCAAGTGCGCAAGAGCTTGGTAGCTCGGAGGATATGGGCGACTATTACCGGATCATTCTGGATACGCGAGATCTCAACTACAAACCGTATTTTTCAGAAGGCGAAGCTGAAACAAAGAAACTAGAAGACTATCATTCTCACAATACGCAACAGCTTGATGTCGACGGGGTAAAAGAACTTCTTCTCACCCTTCCCGAAATACAGGCCGAATTGGACAGCTGGAACGGAGCACGTTGATGCGTATTGTTGTCACTGGGGCCCGTGGTTTAATCGGCTGGCATGCGCATGCTCGATTGCATGCCGCTAACTGTGCGGCCGACTTCAAAGGCGAACCAAAGCCATACGATATCGTTGCGCTAGACCATACTGCATTTGACGACGATGCAGCCCTAAATTTGGC
The sequence above is a segment of the Sulfitobacter sp. M39 genome. Coding sequences within it:
- a CDS encoding bifunctional sulfate adenylyltransferase/adenylylsulfate kinase, whose amino-acid sequence is MQTPNLAPIPELYVSYDSAQKLKVEAGDLVSHDLTPRQICDLELLMNGGFNPLKGFLTEEDYDGVVENMRLADGSLWPMPINLDVSEKFAEGLEIGQDIALRDQEGVILAVMTVTDRWVPNKAREAEKVFGADDSAHPAVNYLHNTAGNVYLGGPVTGIQQPVHYDFKARRDTPNELRAYFRKMGWRKVVAFQTRNPLHRAHQELTFRAAREAQANLLIHPVVGLTKPGDVDHFTRVRCYEAVLNKYPAATTAMSLLNLAMRMAGPREAVWHGLIRKNHGCTHFIVGRDHAGPGKNSAGEDFYGPYDAQDLFRAHEQEMGIEMVDFKHMVWVAERAQYEAIDEIEDKDDITILNISGTELRRRLQEGLEIPEWFSFPEVVEELRRTKPPRNKQGFTVFFTGFSGSGKSTIANALMVKLMEMGGRPVTLLDGDIVRKNLSSELGFSKEHRDLNIRRIGYVASEITKNGGIAICAPIAPYATTRRAVREDVESFGAFVEVHVATSIEECERRDRKGLYKLAREGKIKEFTGISDPYDVPETPELRVETENVDVDNCAHQVLLKLESMGLIKG
- a CDS encoding polysaccharide biosynthesis protein, with amino-acid sequence MNTPLRQKPNRVLITGGTGSFGKTMLRDLLADGVEEVRILSRDEEKQDALRNDLRDDRVRYYIGDIRDRGAVDRAVQGVDAIFHAAALKQVPSCEFFPHEAVLTNVIGSENVIRSAIAEKVQSLVCLSTDKAVLPVNAMGMTKALMEKTAQAAARTLGPKGNTIISCVRYGNVMYSRGSAIPLFLRQIKAGNPITVTEPTMTRFLMPLRYSVALVHHAFQHANQGDLFIKKAPASTIADLVAALTELFNVPNHPVEVIGWRHAEKLYETLASAQELGSSEDMGDYYRIILDTRDLNYKPYFSEGEAETKKLEDYHSHNTQQLDVDGVKELLLTLPEIQAELDSWNGAR